A genomic segment from Nitrospira sp. encodes:
- a CDS encoding putative ferredoxin-like protein YfhL, whose product MALLITDECISCGACLPECPNEAIFETRSDAEGKGNHVGDGQGVGDNIYVITHDRCTECVGHFDEPQCAAVCPVDNCCISDPAYSETTEVLLEKAKTLNPDKQIDPAKVWSGVRN is encoded by the coding sequence ATGGCGCTTCTGATCACCGATGAATGTATTTCCTGCGGAGCATGCCTGCCGGAATGTCCGAATGAAGCAATCTTCGAAACACGTAGCGACGCCGAAGGGAAAGGCAATCATGTCGGCGATGGCCAGGGAGTCGGCGACAACATTTACGTCATCACGCATGATCGTTGCACAGAGTGCGTAGGACATTTCGACGAACCACAATGCGCGGCGGTCTGCCCGGTCGACAATTGCTGCATTTCCGATCCAGCTTATTCAGAAACGACCGAGGTCTTGCTGGAAAAGGCCAAAACGTTGAACCCTGACAAGCAAATCGACCCAGCCAAGGTCTGGAGCGGCGTCCGCAACTAA
- a CDS encoding putative assimilatory nitrite reductase [NAD(P)H] small subunit: MEGFQCVAKVEDIPPGQVKVVKVNERAIAVFNIEGRFHAIYNVCPHEGGPLNKGRVKGHVVSCPWHDLAFDVRNGQGTDGGGYCVGSYDVRVEDGQVFIGGRRKV; the protein is encoded by the coding sequence ATGGAAGGATTTCAATGCGTGGCCAAGGTCGAGGATATTCCGCCCGGCCAGGTCAAGGTCGTGAAGGTGAACGAGCGCGCCATTGCGGTGTTCAATATCGAGGGGCGTTTTCACGCGATCTACAATGTCTGTCCTCATGAAGGCGGCCCGTTGAACAAGGGGCGTGTGAAGGGGCATGTCGTCTCCTGCCCTTGGCATGATCTGGCGTTCGATGTTCGAAACGGACAGGGAACCGACGGCGGAGGCTACTGCGTCGGCAGCTATGACGTGCGGGTGGAGGACGGTCAGGTGTTCATCGGAGGGCGGCGCAAGGTCTAG
- a CDS encoding D-alanine aminotransferase yields MPDIACVNGRFSPLADAVVGIEDRGFQFGDGVYEVIRTYRGQPFALEAHLARLERSAQALRLPIGDTAPQWTSMIHEGLRLSRFPETKIYLQITRGAAPRDHPFPIDRTPTTVLTFRELHPLEISVRRAGVRAVTTDDLRWGRCDIKSVNLLPNVLARQQAKEAGVFEAILIREGLVTEGSVSNVMVVRNGTIQTAPEGPRILSGVTRAIVLELARKEGLPVSEAFMTREELFTASEVFLTGTTVEVLPVVLVDGRVIGAGGSGPVSQILVRRWDAMVG; encoded by the coding sequence ATGCCTGACATCGCCTGTGTGAACGGTCGATTCAGTCCTCTGGCTGATGCGGTCGTCGGCATCGAGGATCGTGGATTTCAATTCGGCGACGGCGTCTACGAAGTCATCCGCACCTATCGCGGGCAGCCCTTTGCCCTGGAGGCGCATCTGGCCAGGCTCGAACGGAGTGCGCAGGCGCTACGGCTTCCAATCGGCGACACGGCGCCCCAGTGGACCTCGATGATTCATGAGGGGCTGCGGTTGAGCCGATTCCCCGAGACCAAGATTTATCTGCAGATCACCCGCGGGGCGGCCCCTCGCGACCACCCCTTTCCCATTGATCGTACACCGACCACCGTCCTGACCTTTCGAGAACTTCATCCGCTGGAGATATCGGTTCGGCGTGCCGGAGTGCGGGCCGTCACGACCGACGACCTTCGCTGGGGTCGTTGTGACATCAAGAGCGTGAATCTGTTGCCGAATGTGTTGGCACGTCAGCAGGCCAAAGAAGCCGGGGTGTTCGAAGCGATCCTGATTCGTGAGGGGCTGGTGACGGAGGGATCGGTGAGTAATGTGATGGTCGTGCGGAACGGCACGATCCAGACTGCGCCGGAAGGGCCAAGAATTCTCTCCGGTGTGACACGTGCGATCGTCTTGGAGTTGGCGCGAAAAGAAGGGCTCCCGGTCTCTGAAGCGTTCATGACCAGGGAAGAATTGTTCACGGCCTCGGAAGTCTTTTTGACGGGTACGACTGTGGAGGTGCTGCCGGTGGTGTTGGTCGATGGGCGAGTGATCGGAGCCGGTGGATCAGGACCTGTCTCGCAGATCTTGGTGCGCCGATGGGATGCAATGGTCGGCTAG
- a CDS encoding Bacterial ribosome SSU maturation protein RimP produces the protein MSEAGALSAGKSSTKRTEALHLRVQELVGPILRSHGLELVETICVGQGPRTVIRVFIDKPGGITLTDCEQAHRSLSPALDVIDPFPHAYTLEVSSPGLDRPLRKREDYRRLIGQPVNLKLRRPMQGQWRLVGTLVDVEEYAVTLAVQQKKNTETVRVELEQIALARRNVEF, from the coding sequence ATGAGTGAAGCGGGAGCACTGTCGGCGGGCAAGTCCTCGACGAAAAGGACCGAGGCCCTTCACCTGCGAGTGCAGGAACTCGTAGGTCCTATTTTACGGTCCCATGGCCTTGAGTTAGTCGAGACAATCTGTGTCGGCCAGGGGCCTCGGACCGTAATTCGTGTCTTTATTGACAAGCCGGGCGGTATCACGCTGACGGATTGTGAGCAGGCGCATCGCTCGCTGAGCCCGGCGTTGGATGTCATCGATCCCTTCCCGCACGCCTATACGCTGGAAGTTTCATCACCCGGCCTGGATCGTCCCCTACGGAAACGAGAGGACTATCGGCGCCTGATCGGGCAGCCGGTGAACCTCAAGTTGCGTCGGCCGATGCAGGGGCAATGGCGGCTCGTGGGAACCTTGGTTGATGTTGAGGAGTATGCCGTGACCCTTGCGGTACAGCAGAAAAAAAATACGGAAACCGTTCGAGTTGAGCTTGAGCAGATTGCCTTGGCACGTCGAAACGTGGAGTTTTAA
- a CDS encoding Transcription termination protein NusA — MNRELIAVIDEIGRQKGIDKARVIGAIESALQTAAKKRFGQAENIQVEIDPKTGEISVVSKKVIVDTVANPKAEISLKEARQYDEGAEVGDEIGSLIEMDELGRIAAQTAKQVIFQKVREAEWEAVQKEYSTRQGDLVNGIILGMERRNFLVDLGKTEAILPIQEQIPRETYRRGDRVKALLLEVRRTPKDVQVILSRSHPQFVAKLFELEVPEVGEKIVEIKSIVREPGDRTKIAVSSRDKAVDPVGACVGIKGSRVQAVVRELRGEKIDIITWTQDPRVFIAEALNPATIEKVGIDEEKKSALVVVADSQLSLAIGKNGQNVRLAARLTGWKIDIISATEYEKEKAERDREIKAALAEETEAQRQQDEARAAAQQAD, encoded by the coding sequence ATGAACCGAGAGTTGATCGCAGTCATCGATGAAATCGGCCGCCAAAAAGGAATCGACAAGGCCAGGGTCATTGGCGCGATCGAGTCCGCACTTCAGACCGCTGCGAAGAAACGATTCGGCCAGGCAGAGAACATCCAGGTAGAAATCGATCCCAAGACCGGCGAGATCTCGGTCGTGTCGAAGAAGGTGATTGTCGATACGGTCGCCAATCCGAAAGCCGAAATCTCCTTGAAGGAAGCGCGCCAATATGACGAGGGTGCAGAGGTCGGCGACGAAATCGGCTCCCTGATCGAAATGGATGAGCTGGGGCGCATCGCAGCTCAGACGGCCAAGCAGGTCATTTTCCAGAAGGTGCGAGAGGCCGAATGGGAAGCTGTTCAGAAGGAATATTCGACCAGGCAGGGCGACCTGGTCAACGGTATCATTCTCGGGATGGAGCGACGAAATTTCCTGGTGGATCTCGGCAAGACCGAGGCGATCCTCCCTATTCAGGAACAGATCCCACGCGAAACCTATCGGCGCGGCGATCGTGTGAAAGCATTGCTCTTGGAAGTGCGTCGTACGCCCAAGGATGTACAGGTCATCCTCTCGCGCAGCCACCCGCAGTTCGTGGCGAAACTGTTCGAACTGGAAGTCCCCGAAGTCGGGGAAAAGATCGTCGAGATCAAGTCGATCGTGCGTGAGCCGGGTGATCGTACCAAGATCGCGGTCTCCTCGCGCGACAAGGCCGTGGACCCGGTAGGAGCCTGTGTCGGCATCAAGGGGTCGCGAGTGCAGGCCGTGGTCCGCGAGTTGCGCGGTGAAAAAATCGACATCATCACCTGGACGCAAGATCCGCGCGTGTTTATCGCGGAGGCGTTGAATCCTGCCACGATCGAGAAGGTCGGGATCGACGAAGAAAAGAAATCGGCGCTGGTAGTGGTGGCGGACTCGCAGTTGTCTCTGGCGATCGGCAAGAACGGACAAAATGTGCGGTTGGCCGCGCGGTTGACCGGTTGGAAGATCGACATCATCAGTGCGACCGAATATGAGAAAGAGAAGGCCGAACGAGATCGAGAGATCAAGGCGGCTTTGGCGGAAGAGACCGAGGCGCAGCGTCAACAGGATGAGGCGCGGGCTGCGGCGCAACAGGCGGACTGA
- a CDS encoding Translation initiation factor 2, translating into MRVYELAKQLGMENRELIPELKRLGIPVASHSSALDEGSVRIALEKLSPKARAGEVLSGGHDVKKALRSTKDTAFSHERGHAVPHEEPQKPDKKRILIKKKKEEGAEDGVAPLAAAEAAFATVPPAHPVHPGGEAAVVASTVGSGPEAIGAAPSEPVSSEESVGQPAVVAASTESPATPAQASVATTPALDALAALAKKKSMVTEAPESEAAAREKLKKAKKAPRTREEDETKFKNDATRWGDLRAIPVQRREDRSRHIHHASPTEVTKPRKKSVKLSAGVSVKEFAELIGQRPADIVRKLMEMGQMVTFNQPINLEAASLIAEEYGAKVEVSTEKVGEELLEEAAQSAGEEHAVPRPPVVTIMGHVDHGKTSLLDAIRQTKVAEGEAGGITQHIGAYIVGVRGKQVTFLDTPGHEAFTAMRARGAKATDIVILVVAADDGVMPQTVEAIHHAKAAGVPLIVAINKVDKPGSNVDRVKNALTEHGLIPEAWGGDTIMVEVSAKQRTGLDQLLEMILLQAEVLELKADPSRLAKGLVIEAKLDRGRGPVATVLVQSGTLHVGDAFVVGNFSGRVRALVTDTGSKTSEAGPSVPVEVIGLPGVPSAGDLFTIVKDERVAREIAEERARKQRAAELAGPAKVSLDDLFAKIQEGNVKELPIVIKADVQGSAEALAAAVEKMPAGAVKLRVMHSGVGGITETDILLAAASKAIVIGFNIRPEPKAAALAEREGVDVRLYSIIYDALNDIRAAMEGLLEPMLKERVLGRAEVRQVFTIPKAGLVAGCYVVDGVVSRASVGARVIRDHVVVYEGKLGSLRRFKDDVREVQQGYECGITIENFNDIKSGDIIEAYVFDKIAAKLEPANRGASPQSHRA; encoded by the coding sequence ATGCGGGTGTACGAATTAGCAAAACAGTTGGGGATGGAAAATCGGGAACTGATTCCCGAACTGAAGCGACTCGGGATTCCTGTGGCATCCCATAGCAGCGCTCTGGATGAGGGGTCGGTTCGCATCGCGCTAGAGAAGTTGAGTCCCAAGGCGCGGGCCGGTGAGGTCCTGTCGGGTGGACACGATGTCAAGAAAGCGCTTCGTTCGACCAAAGATACCGCTTTCTCGCATGAGAGGGGACATGCGGTACCGCATGAGGAGCCTCAGAAGCCTGATAAGAAACGCATTCTCATTAAAAAGAAGAAGGAAGAGGGCGCTGAAGATGGTGTGGCGCCTCTTGCGGCGGCGGAAGCCGCGTTTGCGACAGTTCCTCCTGCCCATCCTGTCCATCCGGGAGGAGAAGCCGCCGTCGTTGCGTCGACCGTCGGCTCTGGTCCTGAGGCGATTGGAGCGGCCCCGTCGGAGCCTGTTTCATCAGAGGAGTCGGTGGGCCAGCCAGCCGTCGTGGCGGCCTCGACAGAATCGCCAGCCACACCGGCTCAAGCGTCTGTGGCGACGACCCCCGCGCTTGATGCTCTTGCCGCCCTGGCGAAGAAGAAGAGCATGGTCACCGAAGCGCCGGAGAGCGAAGCGGCTGCGCGCGAAAAATTGAAGAAGGCCAAGAAGGCACCCCGGACGCGGGAAGAAGACGAGACGAAGTTTAAGAATGATGCCACTCGATGGGGAGACCTGCGGGCCATCCCCGTGCAACGACGTGAAGACCGATCCAGACATATTCACCATGCGTCGCCTACGGAAGTCACAAAACCGAGAAAGAAAAGCGTGAAACTGAGCGCAGGAGTGAGCGTCAAGGAATTTGCCGAACTCATCGGTCAGCGGCCGGCGGACATCGTGCGAAAGCTGATGGAGATGGGCCAGATGGTGACCTTCAATCAGCCCATCAATCTCGAAGCGGCCTCGTTGATCGCCGAAGAGTATGGTGCCAAGGTGGAGGTCTCGACGGAAAAAGTCGGCGAGGAGTTGCTTGAGGAGGCCGCGCAGTCAGCCGGTGAGGAGCATGCCGTGCCGCGCCCCCCGGTCGTCACGATCATGGGGCATGTCGATCACGGGAAAACCTCTCTGCTCGATGCGATTCGCCAAACGAAAGTGGCCGAGGGGGAAGCCGGTGGGATTACACAACATATCGGCGCATACATCGTCGGCGTCCGCGGCAAGCAAGTGACTTTCCTCGACACCCCGGGCCACGAAGCCTTCACGGCCATGCGCGCGCGGGGAGCCAAGGCGACGGACATCGTGATTCTGGTGGTCGCGGCCGACGACGGTGTCATGCCGCAAACGGTGGAAGCCATTCACCACGCAAAGGCCGCCGGGGTACCCTTGATCGTGGCGATCAACAAGGTCGACAAGCCTGGGTCTAACGTCGATCGGGTCAAGAATGCCCTGACCGAACATGGGTTGATTCCCGAAGCCTGGGGCGGGGATACGATCATGGTTGAAGTTTCCGCCAAGCAACGGACCGGGCTGGATCAGCTCTTGGAAATGATTCTGCTGCAAGCGGAAGTGCTGGAATTGAAAGCGGACCCCTCACGTCTGGCGAAAGGCCTGGTGATCGAGGCGAAGCTGGATCGCGGACGGGGACCGGTCGCCACGGTATTGGTGCAAAGCGGAACTCTGCATGTTGGAGACGCGTTTGTGGTGGGGAACTTCAGCGGTCGTGTCCGGGCGCTGGTCACGGACACGGGGAGCAAGACCTCCGAGGCCGGCCCGTCGGTTCCTGTCGAGGTGATCGGATTGCCGGGCGTGCCCTCAGCCGGGGACCTGTTCACCATCGTGAAGGATGAGCGCGTCGCCCGCGAGATTGCCGAGGAACGGGCTAGGAAGCAGCGGGCCGCCGAACTGGCAGGGCCGGCGAAAGTCAGCTTGGACGATTTGTTCGCCAAGATTCAGGAAGGCAACGTCAAAGAATTGCCCATCGTCATTAAGGCCGACGTGCAGGGTTCGGCCGAAGCCTTGGCTGCCGCAGTGGAAAAGATGCCCGCCGGAGCCGTGAAACTCCGCGTCATGCACAGCGGTGTGGGCGGCATCACGGAGACGGATATTCTGTTGGCGGCGGCCTCCAAGGCGATCGTGATCGGATTCAATATCCGCCCGGAGCCGAAGGCGGCTGCACTGGCCGAGCGTGAAGGCGTTGATGTCCGCCTCTATAGCATCATTTATGACGCGCTGAACGATATCCGCGCGGCGATGGAGGGGCTGCTGGAGCCGATGCTGAAGGAGCGCGTCCTCGGACGGGCGGAGGTGCGACAGGTATTTACGATTCCGAAAGCCGGGCTGGTGGCCGGTTGTTACGTGGTGGACGGCGTTGTCTCTCGGGCCAGCGTCGGCGCGCGGGTGATTCGAGACCATGTGGTGGTTTACGAAGGTAAGTTGGGGTCGCTCCGGCGGTTCAAGGACGACGTTCGTGAAGTGCAGCAGGGATATGAGTGCGGCATCACGATCGAGAATTTCAACGACATCAAGTCCGGCGACATTATCGAAGCCTATGTCTTCGATAAGATTGCCGCCAAGCTTGAACCGGCAAACCGGGGCGCGTCTCCGCAAAGTCATCGGGCATGA
- a CDS encoding YlxP-like protein, whose protein sequence is MIVGLCTVELFIPDGHSLKDKRQVLQSVKSRLRDKFNVSVAEVGDQDLWQKAILGLACVANESAHVNQVLDQAVNLIRSVPTIQLVRSRIELL, encoded by the coding sequence ATGATCGTCGGGCTCTGCACGGTTGAACTGTTCATTCCCGACGGCCATTCATTGAAAGACAAGCGTCAGGTTCTGCAGAGCGTGAAAAGTCGGTTGCGAGATAAGTTCAATGTCTCGGTGGCCGAGGTCGGGGATCAGGACTTGTGGCAGAAAGCGATTCTCGGTTTGGCCTGTGTGGCCAACGAATCCGCTCATGTCAATCAAGTGCTGGATCAAGCCGTGAATTTGATCCGGAGCGTACCCACGATCCAACTGGTGCGATCGCGAATCGAATTGCTTTAG
- a CDS encoding Ribosome-binding factor A produces the protein MTKATYSRAERVADQIRMEVADILMRKIKDPRVRSVTVTDVELTKDLRIARIFVTTMERNEDERQVFDGLAKASGFVRAELGRRLALRYLPEVTFVKDVSGPRGDRVLQLLEGLHRDQDETAVEVPRADA, from the coding sequence ATGACGAAAGCGACATACAGCCGGGCTGAGCGCGTGGCGGATCAGATTCGCATGGAAGTCGCCGACATCCTGATGCGGAAGATCAAGGACCCGCGGGTGCGTTCCGTCACGGTGACCGATGTGGAACTGACCAAGGATCTACGGATCGCGAGAATCTTTGTCACGACCATGGAGCGCAATGAAGACGAGCGGCAAGTGTTCGACGGGTTGGCGAAGGCGAGCGGCTTTGTCCGCGCTGAATTGGGTCGGCGGTTGGCGTTGCGGTATCTGCCGGAGGTGACGTTCGTGAAGGATGTGAGCGGTCCGAGAGGCGATCGTGTCTTGCAACTGCTGGAAGGCCTGCATCGCGATCAAGATGAGACTGCCGTTGAGGTTCCCCGCGCCGATGCCTAG
- a CDS encoding tRNA pseudouridine(55) synthase, which yields MTMIASTEAQVGATLQDGILNVHKEAGWTSHDVVARIRGKLRGIKLGHAGTLDPAATGVLPLLVGRGTRIAEFLLEWDKAYLAGLRLGEITDTQDATGTVLQRSPTESITEERVREVATEFEGSIQQVPPMYSAVKVGGVPLYKAARAGRDVARRARAVTVSRLDVVRVQIPDVTLRVACSKGTYIRTLCADIGQRLGVGGHMTMLVRERVGPLALEQALRVEEVESRLGQGTLAASMLTLDEALAGLPVCRVGAGTVRRVLHGAPIPPSEVLAWAGLTTASFERSKRAIRIKDEEGRLLAIGTLPAGMDIERYGLREQPIAVSKVLITEASQSGRFANSIEE from the coding sequence ATGACGATGATTGCCTCGACGGAAGCACAGGTGGGCGCTACCCTCCAAGATGGCATACTGAACGTCCACAAGGAAGCAGGATGGACCTCGCATGACGTGGTGGCGCGGATCCGGGGGAAGTTGCGCGGGATAAAATTGGGCCATGCCGGGACGCTGGATCCTGCGGCGACCGGTGTCTTACCCTTACTCGTGGGGCGTGGGACGCGCATCGCCGAATTTTTACTGGAATGGGACAAGGCCTATCTGGCTGGCTTGCGACTCGGAGAGATTACCGACACGCAGGATGCCACAGGGACCGTGCTTCAGCGATCGCCGACTGAATCGATCACGGAGGAACGTGTCCGCGAGGTTGCGACAGAGTTTGAAGGGTCCATTCAGCAAGTGCCCCCCATGTATTCTGCGGTGAAGGTCGGAGGGGTCCCGTTGTACAAGGCCGCAAGGGCCGGACGGGATGTGGCGCGCCGAGCTCGTGCGGTGACCGTCTCTCGCCTCGACGTCGTTCGGGTTCAGATTCCGGATGTGACGCTGCGGGTGGCTTGTTCCAAAGGGACGTATATCAGGACGCTGTGTGCGGATATCGGACAAAGGTTGGGCGTCGGCGGCCATATGACGATGTTGGTACGTGAACGAGTCGGCCCGCTGGCCCTGGAGCAGGCGTTGAGGGTGGAGGAAGTAGAGTCGCGGCTTGGGCAGGGCACACTCGCAGCATCCATGCTCACATTGGACGAAGCTCTGGCCGGTCTCCCGGTCTGCAGGGTGGGAGCCGGGACGGTCAGGCGGGTATTGCATGGAGCGCCGATCCCCCCTTCCGAAGTCCTGGCATGGGCGGGCCTGACGACGGCTTCCTTTGAGAGGTCGAAGCGGGCCATCCGTATCAAGGATGAAGAGGGACGCCTGCTAGCCATCGGGACCCTGCCGGCAGGCATGGACATCGAAAGATATGGTTTGAGGGAACAGCCGATTGCTGTTTCAAAAGTTTTGATCACGGAAGCATCACAGAGCGGTAGATTCGCGAATTCAATAGAGGAGTAG
- a CDS encoding SSU ribosomal protein S15p (S13e) yields the protein MALVKEVKTDLVKNFQQHDKDTGSPEVQIAILTNRITYLTEHFKLHKKDHHSRRGLLTLVGRRRRLLDYLRHIDEARYRAILERLGIRK from the coding sequence ATGGCACTCGTAAAAGAAGTGAAGACAGATTTGGTGAAAAATTTTCAACAGCATGACAAGGATACCGGCTCCCCGGAGGTGCAAATCGCCATCCTGACGAACCGGATTACCTATTTGACGGAGCATTTCAAGCTGCATAAGAAAGACCACCATTCCCGGCGTGGGCTGTTGACCTTGGTGGGACGTCGCCGGCGGTTGCTGGACTACCTACGCCATATCGACGAGGCGCGGTACCGTGCGATTCTGGAGCGCCTGGGCATTCGTAAGTAG
- a CDS encoding Polyribonucleotide nucleotidyltransferase, with protein sequence MKHVVDIELAGRRLTLETGRIAKQADGAIWATYGDTVVLATAVASQTVKPGVDFLPLTVDYQEKTYAAGKIPGGYFKREGRPSEREVLTSRLIDRPLRPLFPEGYYFDTQVIASVLSADKSGVSDVIGIIAASAALAISPIPFNGPIAGVKIGRVNGQFVVNPDLEILETSDLHLVVAGTADAVMMVEAGANELPEATMLEAIELAHSEIKRIVAKIEELRGLAGRPKRTVEQEPIDAALSEQVRALVAGPIREAILIPNKSARQERLDQVMAETIEKLKTDDPNRARHVKIIFHGLEYTEVRNMILEKRVRADGRGPADIRPITCEVGVLPRAHGSAVFTRGETQSLAVVTLGTTDDEQRIDALEGEYMRTFMLHYNFPPFSVGEARPLRSPGRREVGHGALAERALKSVIPGKDTFPYTVRIVSEILESNGSSSMATVCGGTLALLDAGVPIKEPVAGIAMGLIKEGDQVLVLSDILGLEDHLGDMDFKVTGTKNGVTALQMDIKIGGITSALMREALAQAKAGRLHILERMAQALNTPRTKLSAFAPRIFPMKIKQDKIRDVIGPGGKMIRSIIAETGVKINVEDTGDVTIASSDEASAQKAIEMIKRLTEEVEVGKIYLGTVRKIMDFGAFVEVLPGTDGLVHISQLAHHRVKAVSDEVSEGDQVMVKVLEIDKQGKIRLSRKEAMPAPAGSPTTAPTPAG encoded by the coding sequence ATGAAACATGTTGTTGATATCGAACTGGCGGGTCGCCGCTTGACACTGGAGACCGGCCGTATTGCAAAGCAGGCGGACGGCGCGATCTGGGCGACCTACGGCGATACCGTCGTGCTCGCAACGGCCGTCGCGTCTCAAACCGTCAAGCCCGGCGTGGACTTTCTGCCGCTGACCGTGGATTACCAGGAAAAGACTTACGCCGCGGGCAAGATTCCCGGCGGGTATTTCAAGCGGGAGGGCCGTCCGTCGGAACGAGAAGTGCTCACCAGCCGATTGATCGATCGGCCGCTTCGCCCCCTGTTTCCCGAGGGATACTATTTCGACACGCAGGTCATCGCGTCGGTGTTGTCCGCCGACAAGAGCGGCGTGTCGGATGTCATCGGCATTATTGCGGCCTCCGCAGCGTTGGCGATCTCGCCAATTCCGTTCAACGGTCCGATTGCGGGCGTCAAGATCGGGCGTGTCAACGGACAGTTCGTGGTGAACCCCGACCTGGAGATTCTGGAAACCAGCGACCTCCACCTCGTGGTGGCAGGAACGGCGGACGCGGTGATGATGGTCGAGGCAGGAGCGAACGAATTGCCTGAAGCGACCATGTTGGAGGCCATCGAATTGGCGCACAGCGAGATCAAGCGGATCGTCGCGAAGATCGAAGAATTGCGCGGACTGGCCGGCAGGCCGAAACGGACCGTGGAACAGGAGCCGATCGATGCGGCTCTGAGCGAACAGGTTCGTGCATTGGTGGCGGGGCCGATTCGTGAAGCCATCCTCATTCCAAACAAAAGTGCACGGCAGGAACGTCTGGACCAAGTGATGGCGGAGACGATCGAAAAGCTGAAGACCGACGATCCCAATCGAGCTCGGCATGTGAAAATCATTTTCCACGGCTTGGAGTATACGGAAGTCCGCAACATGATCCTCGAAAAGCGGGTACGCGCCGATGGTCGTGGCCCGGCGGACATTCGCCCGATCACCTGCGAAGTCGGAGTGTTGCCGCGCGCGCATGGCTCCGCCGTGTTTACCCGCGGAGAAACACAGAGCCTGGCTGTGGTGACGCTGGGAACGACGGACGACGAACAACGGATCGACGCCTTGGAAGGTGAGTACATGCGCACCTTCATGTTGCATTACAATTTTCCGCCCTTCAGTGTCGGTGAGGCGCGGCCGCTCCGGTCGCCGGGGCGGCGTGAAGTTGGCCACGGAGCCCTCGCGGAGCGGGCGCTGAAGTCCGTCATCCCGGGCAAAGACACGTTTCCATACACGGTGCGGATTGTGTCGGAAATTCTGGAGTCGAACGGGTCGTCTTCCATGGCCACGGTCTGCGGCGGCACGCTGGCGCTGTTGGATGCGGGTGTTCCGATCAAGGAGCCGGTGGCTGGGATCGCGATGGGACTGATCAAGGAAGGGGATCAGGTTCTGGTTCTCTCCGATATTCTTGGATTGGAAGACCATCTGGGCGATATGGATTTTAAGGTGACCGGTACCAAGAACGGTGTCACAGCTCTGCAGATGGACATCAAGATCGGAGGGATTACGTCGGCGTTGATGCGTGAAGCGCTGGCTCAGGCAAAAGCCGGACGACTGCACATCCTCGAGCGGATGGCCCAGGCCCTGAACACTCCGCGGACCAAGCTGTCGGCCTTCGCGCCGCGGATATTTCCGATGAAGATCAAGCAGGACAAGATCCGTGACGTCATCGGTCCCGGTGGAAAAATGATCCGCAGCATCATCGCGGAGACCGGCGTGAAGATCAATGTCGAAGATACGGGCGATGTCACGATTGCCTCATCCGATGAGGCTTCGGCACAGAAGGCCATCGAGATGATCAAGCGCCTGACCGAGGAAGTCGAGGTCGGTAAGATCTATCTGGGGACGGTACGAAAGATCATGGACTTCGGCGCTTTCGTCGAGGTGCTTCCCGGCACGGATGGGCTGGTGCACATTTCTCAGCTGGCCCACCATCGGGTCAAGGCGGTCTCCGACGAGGTCTCTGAGGGCGATCAGGTCATGGTGAAGGTGCTGGAAATCGATAAACAGGGGAAGATTCGTCTGAGTCGGAAAGAAGCGATGCCGGCGCCGGCCGGCTCTCCTACCACCGCGCCCACTCCGGCAGGATAA